The following are from one region of the Salvelinus fontinalis isolate EN_2023a chromosome 5, ASM2944872v1, whole genome shotgun sequence genome:
- the naf1 gene encoding H/ACA ribonucleoprotein complex non-core subunit NAF1: protein MEAQPEETAVVPEVLQSSAETHGEELEPNDGTGTEHLEDGCTAETEPQGLTSVTSDSRLPGELTGGGAEEMEVTENLNSVSSSELGDGTTHTHLPQDLPHDLSQDLPHDLSQDLPQDPPQVLLTLQDGVCVRDQRDGSSSSSDSDSDSSSSGVTLAVVLGQADEEDDDDEGFSRARKPCAIKTLDETLPEELPAVEELTVVLPEEAEILPLGSVSSIIQQLVIIQSLKDTPPLKDDSVIFNSDRLAVGKVFEVFGPVSSPFYVLRFNTESDITERGVKLNDSMFYAPSLTDYTLYILTEQLRRLKGSDASWKNDQEPPPEALDFSDDEAEHKMKKKKKKGNVQKNQRADHQPDRDSVTRPQMSQRPLQQSRPPRRDNWGPPPRYEGSPYYTHQPHYPYPPPYQPQSFPLYPPPPPPHMSFPWSPPPSHPYHNLPFSHLPPPPPPPTGPYPPQ, encoded by the exons ATGGAGGCCCAACCAGAGGAGACGGCTGTGGTACCGGAGGTTCTGCAGAGCTCAGCGGAGACACACGGAGAGGAACTGGAACCTAACGACGGTACCGGCACCGAGCACCTGGAGGACGGATGCACAGCTGAGACAGAACCTCAGGGACTGACCTCCGTGACCTCAGACAGCCGTTTACCGGGAGAGTTAacgggaggaggagcagaggagatgGAGGTTACAGAGAATCTGAACTCTGTCTCGAGCTCCGAGCTGGGAGacggaaccacacacacacatctcccccAGGACCTCCCCCATGATCTCTCTCAGGACCTTCCCCATGATCTCTCTCAGGACCTCCCCCAGGACCCTCCCCAGGTACTGCTGACGTTACAGGACGGTGTGTGTGTCAGGGACCAGCGGGACGGCAGCAGCTCCTCCTCAGACAGTGATTCGGACTCCTCTTCTTCCGGTGTGACGCTGGCTGTTGTGTTAGGTCAGGCAGATgaagaagatgatgatgatgaaggctTCAGTCGGGCAAGGAAACCCTGTGCCATCAAAACCCTGGACGAGACCCTGCCTGAG gagtTGCCTGCTGTCGAGGAGTTGACGGTTGTTCTACCAGAGGAGGCGGAGATACTGCCCCTAGGATCAGTCAGCAGTATcatccaacagctgg TGATCATACAATCATTGAAGGACACGCCCCCTCTGAAGGACGACAGCGTCATCTTCAACTCTGATAGGCTGGCCGTGGGCAAG GTATTTGAGGTGTTTGGGCCGGTCTCCAGTCCCTTCTATGTGTTGAGGTTTAACACAGAGAGCGACATCACGGAGAGAGGAGTGAAGCTGAATGACTCTATGTTCTACGCGCCGTCTCTCACCGACTACACCCTCTATatcctcactgagcagctacgacg gttgaAAGGGTCCGACGCATCCTGGAAGAATGACCAGGAACCTCCACCAGAG gcgtTGGACTTCAGTGATGATGAGGCAGAACAtaagatgaagaagaagaagaagaaggggaaTGTCCAAAAGAACCAGAGAGCTGACcaccaaccag ACAGAGATTCCGTCACCAGACCACAGATGTCCCAGAGGCCTTTGCAACAGAGTCGTCCACCTCGCCGTGACAACTGGGGTCCCCCACCCCGATACGAAGGGTCTCCATACTACACACACCAGCCCCACTACCCCTACCCTCCCCCCTACCAGCCTCAGTCCTTccccctctaccctccccctcctcccccccacaTGTCCTTCCCCtggtcccctcccccctctcacccctaCCACAACCTCCCCTTCTctcacctcccccctcctcccccaccgcCCACTGGCCCCTATCCTCCtcagtga